Genomic segment of Panicum virgatum strain AP13 chromosome 9N, P.virgatum_v5, whole genome shotgun sequence:
TCATCATCTTGTGATAATAGATGTGTTTGTGTATGAGCGAGAGACCATTGTGCTGTATGAAATAACTTGCCCTTTAAAGATGTCTTTGTCTCAAGTCTGAAATGATACCTAAACCCTTTACCAGATGGGGAAAGATAAAGGAAGCTAGTGCACTTTGTATGTTTGATGATGGGGTGAATGTGGGACAAAGCTGCAGAAATCCATAGAAGCATTGCGGCTGTTTATGGTTTGTTTTAATTTTAAGCAAAAAAGAAGGTGACAAACCAGCACCGCAGTAATGGGTACACATGATACTATTGTGCAGATGAAAACCTAAATTAGATAATACAGAAGACATGGTCGGTTATTTGGGCCTGATGATGTATGTGCTCTTGGCATGGTGATGAAGGAATGTTGACTCTTATTTAGCTGATGTTGCTCACTTTCGAATTTCTGTGAGGCCAAAGATTATTAATTATTAAGGACCCGAAGTGCACAAGACTTGAAGAAATTGCGGTGCACAAGACTTGTGCGGGCGATCATCTTGGCACACTTGATGaattcctcgccgtcgccgcatgGTCACCCCGCCTCCATCAAGGACCACCGGGAGTGGTGCTGGTTCTGGTCCTGGTCCAGCAGCAGGAGAAAACCCAGAATCAACTTCCAGTTCGAATTGTGGTGCTGCCTCCACGGGCGGCGTGTCGTCGACGGCAGTGGCAGCAGGCTCCTCATCGTCGTCCTCCaggctccagcagcagcaggtccttGAGCTGCTAGCTGTCGCCGCGGCGAGCAGCCATGAACAGCCGAGGATCTAGTTTGGCCGACGGTGGCAGGCATTTGCTGCAGTTGCGAGGATTATTGGTGGTGGTGGCTCACGAGCAGGGCTGTCGCCCTCGCCATTGTTGGTCAGGGGCGTTATTGTTAGCTACTCACTCTACTACTCCCGGGGCGGGGAGTTAAGCTAGACTTTGTTCACTACTTGAGGTCCTGAGCCCACTGGATTAAATCAAGCAGGAAATCAAGCCCTTATTTATAGTTTCAAATAAATAGACAGAGAGTAGTACCTGCTTGACTCAGTCAGAGCTGTCATCCATTTGTTATTCTTGCCAGGAAGCTGCAGCCAAGACAGTACTGAGTACTCTcttcattccaaattataatttatttgCCTTTTTTGATCCCAAGTTTAATCActcatcttatttaaaaattttatgtaagcatagtcaaatttaaatcattcttgaaatttttttattaataAAGTAAGCCACAACCAAAGAAGTaacattttgcacaaatttttgaataaaataaatgGTAGTAAAACTTAGAATTAAAAAAGGTCTaacgaattataatttgaaatggtggGAGTAAATTTCATTTCCCTGTGATTTCCATGAAGTTGCAGTTGTCAGGTACGTACTGTGCCGTCAACTCCGTGCCGCTTGACTAATTGCATTGTAAATCACGTACCGTTTGTCGAGTCTACGGAATTTAATTCCTAATTGCACTGGCGCCGGAGGGCAGGCACGAGGCACCTGCGCTTccgcgaggacgaggaggatgaTGAGTGACGTCGTGTTCGGATTCGGGCATCTGCAGTGGTTGTCATTCCCGGACACCAGCCAACATTCTTTTGGGGTCTCTGTTTCAGCATTCTGATTCTATATTGTGATTCGTGTCTCGGTTCTTCAGAGAACACAAAAATTGTATGGCCAGTTCATCGGAAATGCAAGATATCCCCAGTTACTGAATAAATCTGCTCTGTGGCATTCGGCGCACGGTGCATGAGAAGTTTCTATGCTATTCTGTAGTTTCAGATTTCCTTGCGGCGAAATTGGAGGCCTTGTATTTCTGCTATAGCCCTCTGTTTCTTCTTTTGCGATCAGTTCTTCAGAAagctttttttgaaaaaaaatgttcTTCATACGGCAATAGTTGTGAATCAAACATACCAAGTTGCTGAATCCGTCTGTCTTGATGATGTCCGCCTTAACTTTGTGTGATTATGCCCTTTCGATTATGTTTCCGGTCATTGTTGTAGACATAATCGAAGGATGATCTTGTATTCTGTGGTCAGCTTCAGTCCCCGTCCCTTTCCATGTAATTCAGATACCGTCGAATAAAAGCAACTGGAACAGTACTATCAGAACACTTTCACCCTTTTTTTATTAGGACCAAAACAGTTTTTAGTTCAGCACTGGGACGAAAGAATTAACTTTTCTAGCTGATGGAACGATAAGACTGGCGCAACAGGATAGGAGGGAAAACCAAAGAAAACGACAAGGGCCTTGTTTGTTTGGTTTGCGCGCTAGGATTCTAGCGCGCCTTTTGTGGTCTCCGCATGAaagactaaataaagtctatttgcaaaaattttttagggatatgtgtaatttttcgcgacgaatctaatgacggtaattaatcgatgatttgctacagtgatgctataggaACCATTCtcaaatcatgcggtcaaagatctcattagattcttcagggtcactagcgcggggctgaagttgattttgtaaactaattttatttgacaccataattaacGGTCAAACTATCAATATTTAGTAGCACACTACAAACCAAACGGGACCAAAGATAGACAGGTAGGACTGAAAGGGACATGTACACATGTGGCCCTGTTGACCATCCGTTTGTTTTCATATGCTTTTTCCTGGCATCGCGTTAAGCTAACCTGTTCAAAATTTTACTCATTCAGTCCTGCCGGCCTCACGCCATGGTTTAATTAACTAATattatgattttattttgaGAAACTAAAATTGTGCTATAAAATGTCCTAACTTTTTGTACTACAAAGCAGAATTCGTTACCGCAGGAGTATCAACCTTACATAGCATTCTTGCAACAAGGAACGATTTTGGCAGATTCCCTCAAAATGAaacttatttttaatataaaaataaaaatatttcccCCTCAAACTTATACCCTAAAAATCCTGAAATTCTACAAATAAAATTGCTCATATTGGGTTCCGAGAAGTAAGTAATTTTAAGGCAAAATAGACGATCTCATCCTTGAACTTTCACTGCCGGATCAAGTTCGTTCCTCAATTTACAAATCGACCAATCTAGTccttaatttttcttttttggtcaAATTTATCCTTATGCTGACGTAGCGCTACATTCTGGTATAAGAATAATGCAAAACGTCTTGTTACCGTTGCCTCCTTCCCCTCCTCAACTTCCACGACATTGGAAATTATTTTGTTGGCGATTTAACATAATTGTTGGAAAATAAGCGAATTATACTTGAAAAAATGGCGATCACTTGAGCAAgaaatatattaaaaaatacTAATTTTTTGGCCATTCATAGAACATAAAAAGTAGGAAAAGATGGCAGACACCTTCCATATTTTTCCATTAATAAATAAGGAGCAGAACCACAAATACAGCCTTAATTTTAACCTCACCGCATCATGGTATTCAGGTGGTTCACGCCAATATGGAGCATAATATCTACACCAGAGAATATTAAATAAGAGGAAGAAGCTAAGGGTAAAAAAGAACAGTTTGTATTACTCTCATGCCAATATGGAGCATTATATATATGAACATAATGATAAGTTTGATCTAAAAACAGAACTTAAGGAACTAGATTGGTCGATATAAATGTTGAAGGATGAACCTGACCCTCATGCCAAAGTTAGGGACCCAAATGTTTATTTTACATaatttttacatattttttacGATTATCACTCAAATTCAGGAAACCAAATGACAAAATCTGACCACTAACCCTATCGATGAACTTTTTCAAACCGAACTGCATGAAACCACAACAACAAAGACCATATGAGAAAACTAATAACGGCCTTACTGAGCCATCGAAGCCAAGagtttgtcaaaaaaaaattaacagtTTTCGTGGCACTGCATTGAAGCTCAGTTGCCAGCATAATGTCATTCACATGTGCGATTTTACCAAAAAAAACATTCAAAAATGAAATTATTTTGTGAAAGAACATGTAAAACCAGGGGAAATCTGCCCCTACAATCATTTAAACTTCTAATACATGGCATTACCAACTCCAAGATGATGCACTAGATGGATTAAGCTCGTCCtatctttcctttttttattaTAGATGTTGGGCTAACAACTTTGACCAAGAATTAAACGTGGTGTCGCCTTCCAGTCACGCACGAATTAACGGAATTAACATGAGCCAGTTACCATCTAAGTTGTTCTAAGCCAAGCCTTTTTTACCTTTCCCTGTCAACGTATAAAACTTTATATAGATCGACGGGAGGCATCAGCTATCAATCAAGTGTGCGCAGCTATAAGCTAGTGGATGGAGCCGAGCTGCCCTCCCTTGGCCGGCATGCGGACTCATCGCAGCTAGCGCGTACACACTCGCCGTCGCCATCGAGGTGACGGCGAGAAGAGAAGACACGACTCGCAGCTGCGGAATCAATCCGAATAATCTATGTCCTGGTTGTGGTTTAGTACCTTGCTCGTACAGTCTCCTCGTGGGGCCCACATGAccggtatatatatatatatatacacacacgccGGGTGGTTATAAGGGGGGCTAGGAGGGGATTAAGCCCCCCTACCTCCCCAAGATCTATAGATACCCCCAATATCTATAGATACCCCCCTCAGCCCCCATTCAATTTAGGCATGAAACAAtgaaaaagaagagaagaggaggaagaaaaaaataGTAGATATGAGCCCTCTCTAAATATTGAGACTAGATTCGTCACTTATACATCGATGAATGCGATGTGGCCGTGGTGGCTTAAGCTGGTAGAGAATTTGGCAAATTAGTCCGCGACACCTCAGCAGCATGCGGCAGCCAGAGCGCGGTCCAAATAAAAACAAGTATTATAAGTAGTTCTATCCGAAGAAGAGAGCGGGTGTCTCGCGATGCACCCACGGCAGCCGGCTGAGAGGTATTGCGTCCGGCAACTATTGCCCGAGCTTGCTACTAGGCGCTAAAGCGCGGTCCAAGTAAAAACAAGTATTATAATTAGTTGTACCCGAAGAAGAGAGCGGGTGTCTCGCGATGCGCCCacaggtaggggtggtaaaaggctcaacattttgaactagaaaatctaaggaccgGACACTAAAAGAGCCGGgttttaattttatataattttgagctaaaaaaatttaaaaatattgtTGGACTGTGAAGAAATCACTAGAGTGACTCATGACCACCTCTAACCACGGCAGCCGGCTGACAGGTATTACGTCAGTGTACTATTGGCCGAGCTTGCTACTGGGCATTAAACCTAGCGGGCTCCGCCACTATCACAACACTCATCTGGCCGGCAAGCGGACGCATCAATTAACCTTGCTCTAGAGCGTCTCCGCAGACCGcagtacccgttgttgttgccTGCTGGTCATGGTCATTAACCTCCATGCCCTGCTGACAATCGCAGGTCAGGATGACCCATTTGCAGCACCGATGGAGTGGAGGGAGTGATGATGGTTCAGGTCGGCAGATGACCCATTTGCAGCGCCGCAGGCAGAGCAGCGGGCCTCCCGTCGGCGGCGCTGCGCTCCCGAGTCAAGCGAAGCGAGGCGAGGCGGGTCTCCCACTGGGCCCCGAAACTACCCCTCCGCAGTCCGCACCGCTCCACTTGCTGCCGcgctcccctcccctcttccGTGCGCGTCCCGTCCACCGCGCCCTCCCCCTGTtcgccctcccctccccacCGCTTACGCCACGCCGAaatcaccccgccgccgccgcggcgcccgtcCATGCGCTCCTCCCCCCACAATTGACCCACCCGACAGGCCCCCCATCCGCCCCTCCCCCATGGATCGcaccatcagcagcagcagcagcgccaccacGGCGGCCAGCCAGAACCCGCACCTCGGCGTCAACAAGCTCGGCCGCAGCATCCGCAaggccacaccgccgccgccgccgcagcagcagcagcccgccgcccgcccgccgcagccCCAGCCGCAGGTCTACAACATCAGCAAGAACCAGTTCCGCGACATCGTCCAGCAGCTCACCGCCGGCACCCCGTCcccgtcgcccccgccgccggcgcagcccCGGCCTCAgtaccacccccacccccaccgcccgccgccgccgcagtcgcaGCCCAAGCCGCCCTCCATGCGCCTCCAGAGGATCCGCCCGCCCCCAATCGCCACCCCCGTCGCGCGCCCCCCGCCCGTCCACCCCAACCACCACGCCGTGCCCCCCAACCCTAACCACAGCAACCCCGTCttccaccgcccgccgccgccgcagccccagcCCCAGCAGCACATGCCCGCGCCCGGCCCCGCCTGGGCCGACTCCCCGGTCTCCGCGTACATGCGCATCCTTGAGAACTCCCTCTTCAGCGCAACCCCAccgggcgcggcggcagccgcagcggcggccgcggctgcaGCTGCGGGACAGGCGCCTCCGCCGGCACACCCTCACCCCCATCCTTCGCATCCTCacccccctcctccgccgcccgtgCCCTCTCCCGGGATACTCCTTTCCCCGAGCGGCTTTCTCAACCTGCTCTCGCCGACGCCCAGGTCGCCCTACCCGCTACTCTCGCCAGGGTTTcagcacccgccgccgctcacgcCCAACTTCCCCGCGCTCTCACCGCTGCCGGGGACGGGCATCCTTGGGCCAGGgcccatgccgccgccgtcgccggggctCTGGTTCCCGCAGTCGCCGTCAGGGCTCCTTTCGCCATCGGGGTTCATGCCGATCCTCAGCCCAAGGTGGAGAGATATGTAGCAAGGGTGCCTCCC
This window contains:
- the LOC120691429 gene encoding protein HAIKU1-like, producing MDRTISSSSSATTAASQNPHLGVNKLGRSIRKATPPPPPQQQQPAARPPQPQPQVYNISKNQFRDIVQQLTAGTPSPSPPPPAQPRPQYHPHPHRPPPPQSQPKPPSMRLQRIRPPPIATPVARPPPVHPNHHAVPPNPNHSNPVFHRPPPPQPQPQQHMPAPGPAWADSPVSAYMRILENSLFSATPPGAAAAAAAAAAAAAGQAPPPAHPHPHPSHPHPPPPPPVPSPGILLSPSGFLNLLSPTPRSPYPLLSPGFQHPPPLTPNFPALSPLPGTGILGPGPMPPPSPGLWFPQSPSGLLSPSGFMPILSPRWRDM